One window of the Bradyrhizobium sp. NP1 genome contains the following:
- a CDS encoding DUF2339 domain-containing protein, with product MFDSPFDFLALLIAIVALAIARKALNQAASLRARLDQIQAASTAASPAPPPLAATPEFQQAPATASPSIAAEPMAEAAVLPADEAPRENGGETAAPPPLPPEDAGFEERLGTRWVVWIGGLALALGGFFMVRYSIEAGLLGPGVRVALGALFALALLGAGEWTRRIEHSSGIESLPVANIPAILTAAGTAVAFATVYAAYALYGFLAPASAFILLGLVALGTLAAALLHGPALAGLGVAAGFVTPLLVSSDTPDYWALYIYLAIVTAASFGLARIRLWRWLAVTTIVFALLWTAPCLPCGPSMIAPHLFHVIAGFILAALLVVSGFAFGPEAGTEQVELIPSGALAAYLLGATAIVLASHHADAAMTGFALLVIATIATAWRAPSAAGALGAAAILVFVVFAEWVVRSNPDLLVLPGGPIPGIGPAATDGSVSLHLVTAAIFAIGFGVTGFLAQRRFSAARLTTRWAAVATFTPLALLIALYARIAHLDRSIPFAILAVLLAAAFGAATEFLTRREERPAQSVGIALFATATLGALALALTFALEKGWLSIALALTSAGAAWISLRRPIPFLRALAAIMAGIVTLRIGYEPRIAGDAVGTTPIFNWLLWGYGVPAASFWVGSHLLRRRGDDAPLRAVEAAAILFTVLLAFLEIRHVLNGGDIYRIEPHLGEIALQVCTALAMAIGLERLRLRSGSIVHNVGAVLLTVFAGLATIFGLMLLETPILWPIDVGGPVLNLLLLGYALPALLALLLSYAVAGHRPAAYANTVAAFALVLALAYVSFEIRRLYHGPVISRGPTTGAEQYSYSIAWLLFGVLLLGIGMLANSQRARLASAAVIALTIAKAFLIDMSTLTGFYRALSFMCLGVVLVAIGWIYRRVLFRRQAPPQPIAQQGE from the coding sequence ATGTTTGACTCACCGTTCGACTTCCTCGCGCTGCTGATCGCGATCGTCGCGCTGGCAATTGCGCGCAAGGCGCTCAACCAGGCGGCAAGCCTGCGCGCAAGGCTCGACCAGATCCAGGCGGCATCGACCGCTGCGAGCCCTGCGCCGCCGCCGCTTGCCGCCACGCCGGAATTCCAACAGGCACCCGCGACCGCCTCGCCCAGCATCGCGGCGGAGCCGATGGCTGAAGCCGCGGTTCTCCCTGCCGACGAAGCGCCGCGCGAGAACGGCGGCGAAACCGCCGCGCCGCCGCCGCTCCCGCCGGAGGACGCCGGCTTCGAGGAGCGCCTCGGCACCCGCTGGGTGGTGTGGATCGGCGGGCTGGCGCTTGCGCTCGGCGGTTTCTTCATGGTGCGCTATTCGATCGAGGCGGGGCTGCTCGGCCCCGGCGTGCGGGTCGCACTTGGCGCCTTGTTCGCGCTGGCGCTGCTTGGCGCCGGCGAGTGGACGCGCCGCATCGAACACAGCTCCGGCATCGAGTCGCTGCCGGTCGCCAACATCCCGGCGATCCTCACCGCGGCCGGCACCGCGGTCGCGTTTGCGACGGTCTACGCGGCCTACGCGCTCTATGGCTTCCTCGCGCCGGCGAGCGCCTTCATCCTGCTCGGCCTGGTCGCGCTCGGCACGCTTGCCGCCGCGCTGCTGCACGGGCCGGCGCTCGCCGGCCTCGGCGTCGCGGCTGGTTTCGTCACACCGCTGCTGGTGTCGTCCGACACGCCCGACTATTGGGCGCTCTACATCTACCTTGCGATCGTCACCGCGGCGTCGTTTGGCCTGGCGCGGATCCGCCTCTGGCGCTGGCTCGCCGTGACCACCATCGTGTTTGCGCTGCTCTGGACGGCGCCATGCCTGCCATGCGGACCATCGATGATCGCGCCGCATCTGTTCCATGTGATCGCGGGTTTCATCCTCGCGGCGCTGCTGGTCGTGTCCGGCTTCGCCTTCGGCCCGGAGGCCGGCACGGAGCAGGTCGAACTGATCCCGTCAGGCGCGCTCGCCGCCTATCTGCTCGGCGCGACCGCGATCGTGCTCGCCAGCCATCACGCCGATGCCGCCATGACCGGCTTTGCGCTCCTGGTGATCGCAACAATCGCGACCGCCTGGCGCGCGCCGTCGGCGGCGGGCGCGCTGGGTGCTGCCGCGATCCTCGTCTTCGTCGTGTTCGCCGAGTGGGTGGTGCGCAGCAATCCCGATCTCCTGGTGCTGCCGGGCGGCCCGATACCCGGCATCGGTCCCGCCGCGACGGACGGATCGGTGTCGCTGCACCTCGTCACCGCCGCGATCTTCGCGATCGGCTTCGGCGTGACAGGCTTTCTGGCGCAGCGCCGCTTTTCTGCCGCGCGCCTGACGACGCGCTGGGCCGCGGTGGCAACCTTCACCCCGCTTGCGCTCCTGATCGCGCTTTATGCCCGCATCGCCCATCTCGACCGCTCGATTCCGTTTGCGATCCTCGCGGTGCTGCTGGCGGCCGCATTCGGCGCAGCGACCGAATTCCTGACGCGGCGGGAGGAGCGCCCCGCCCAGTCGGTCGGCATCGCGCTGTTTGCAACCGCAACGCTCGGCGCGCTGGCGCTGGCGCTGACCTTCGCGCTGGAAAAGGGCTGGCTCAGTATCGCGCTGGCGCTGACCTCTGCCGGCGCGGCCTGGATTTCGCTCAGGCGGCCGATCCCGTTCCTGCGCGCGCTGGCTGCGATCATGGCCGGCATCGTCACGTTGCGGATCGGCTACGAGCCGCGGATCGCAGGCGACGCCGTCGGCACGACGCCGATCTTCAACTGGCTGTTGTGGGGCTATGGCGTGCCGGCGGCATCGTTCTGGGTGGGCAGCCATTTGCTGCGGCGACGCGGCGACGACGCGCCGCTGCGCGCGGTGGAAGCGGCCGCGATCCTGTTCACGGTGCTGCTCGCCTTCCTGGAGATCCGTCACGTCCTCAATGGCGGCGACATCTATCGCATCGAGCCCCACCTCGGCGAGATCGCGCTGCAGGTCTGCACGGCGCTGGCCATGGCGATAGGGCTCGAGCGCCTCAGGCTCCGCAGCGGAAGCATCGTGCACAATGTCGGCGCAGTGCTGCTGACCGTCTTTGCCGGGCTCGCCACCATCTTCGGATTGATGCTGCTGGAGACGCCGATCCTCTGGCCGATCGATGTCGGCGGACCCGTCCTCAACCTTCTGCTGCTCGGCTATGCCCTGCCCGCGCTGCTTGCGCTGCTGCTGTCCTATGCGGTCGCCGGTCACCGCCCGGCCGCCTACGCCAACACCGTCGCCGCGTTCGCGCTGGTGCTCGCGCTTGCCTATGTCTCGTTCGAAATTCGCAGGCTCTACCACGGCCCGGTCATCAGCCGCGGCCCGACCACCGGCGCCGAGCAATACAGCTACTCGATCGCGTGGCTGCTGTTCGGCGTGCTGCTGCTTGGCATCGGCATGCTGGCTAATTCGCAGCGCGCGCGGCTGGCATCGGCCGCGGTGATCGCGCTGACGATCGCGAAAGCCTTCCTGATCGACATGTCGACGCTGACCGGGTTTTACCGTGCGCTGTCGTTCATGTGCCTCGGCGTGGTGCTGGTGGCGATCGGCTGGATCTACCGGCGCGTCCTGTTTCGCAGGCAGGCGCCGCCGCAGCCGATCGCGCAGCAAGGCGAGTGA
- a CDS encoding NAD regulator encodes MSDTHLTPIEIGLTAAIVAIEDNEPAILTAAGGDGLTGLPFGPFDAVSHRTFEIGLRAWVEAQAGLRLGYVEQLYTFGDRGRHTEPGDTGAHIVSIGYLALTRPAEGARAPGATFEPWYRFFPWEDWRSAKPDIIERDIVPELTRWAAQDEAPEANRALGRKDRVRLYFGTEGAPWDEERVLDRYELLYEAGLVEEARRDGRPAALARRSWLPLGVSMRFDHRRVLATAIARLRAKLKYRPVVFELLPGEFTLTELQHTVEAISGRHLHKQNFRRLVEQGALVEPTGVVSTQTGGRPAALFRFRREVLQERPAPGLRVRGRR; translated from the coding sequence ATGAGCGACACGCACCTGACGCCGATCGAGATCGGGTTGACCGCGGCGATCGTCGCCATCGAGGACAATGAACCCGCGATCCTGACCGCTGCCGGCGGCGACGGCCTCACCGGCCTGCCGTTCGGCCCGTTCGACGCGGTGTCGCATCGCACCTTCGAGATCGGCCTGCGCGCCTGGGTCGAGGCCCAGGCGGGCTTGCGGCTCGGCTATGTCGAGCAGCTCTACACCTTCGGCGATCGCGGCCGCCATACCGAGCCGGGCGACACCGGCGCACATATCGTCTCCATCGGGTATCTTGCGCTGACCCGGCCGGCCGAGGGCGCGCGCGCGCCGGGTGCCACCTTCGAGCCCTGGTACCGCTTTTTCCCCTGGGAGGATTGGCGCAGCGCCAAGCCCGACATCATCGAGCGCGACATCGTCCCCGAACTCACCCGGTGGGCCGCGCAGGACGAGGCACCGGAGGCGAACCGCGCGCTCGGCCGCAAGGACCGCGTGCGGCTCTATTTCGGCACCGAGGGCGCGCCATGGGACGAGGAACGCGTGCTCGACCGCTACGAGCTGCTTTATGAAGCCGGCCTCGTGGAGGAAGCGCGCCGCGACGGCCGGCCTGCGGCACTGGCGCGCCGCTCATGGCTTCCGCTCGGCGTCTCGATGCGTTTCGACCACCGGCGGGTCCTCGCCACCGCAATCGCCCGGCTGCGCGCCAAGCTGAAATATCGCCCGGTTGTCTTTGAACTTTTGCCTGGCGAGTTCACACTCACCGAATTACAGCACACCGTCGAGGCGATCTCCGGACGTCACCTGCACAAGCAGAACTTCCGCAGGCTGGTGGAGCAAGGCGCGCTGGTCGAACCAACCGGAGTGGTATCGACACAGACAGGGGGACGACCGGCCGCGCTGTTTCGCTTTCGCCGCGAGGTGCTGCAGGAGCGTCCCGCACCGGGCTTGCGCGTGCGCGGCCGGCGCTAG
- a CDS encoding protein-tyrosine phosphatase family protein encodes MIHVCSLAALPETVRATGASHVLTVMANVDQVQRPVSVLPANHLKVSMDDIIEEMEGFVAPSPAHIEKVLNFVRGWDRSAPLVVHCYAGISRSTASAFAAACALNPRRDEITIARQIRAASPIAQPNRLIVSLADKALGREGRMLRALDEMGPATMTIEGQPFRVELE; translated from the coding sequence ATGATTCACGTCTGCTCGCTTGCCGCCCTGCCCGAAACCGTGCGCGCCACCGGCGCCAGCCACGTCCTCACCGTGATGGCCAATGTCGACCAGGTGCAGCGGCCGGTGTCGGTGCTTCCTGCCAATCACCTCAAGGTCTCGATGGACGACATCATCGAGGAGATGGAGGGCTTTGTCGCGCCGAGCCCGGCCCATATCGAGAAGGTGCTGAACTTCGTGCGCGGCTGGGACCGCAGCGCGCCGCTGGTCGTGCATTGCTATGCCGGCATCAGCCGTTCGACCGCGAGCGCCTTTGCCGCGGCCTGCGCACTCAATCCGCGCCGCGACGAGATCACGATCGCGCGCCAGATCCGCGCCGCCTCCCCGATCGCGCAGCCGAACCGCCTGATCGTCAGCCTCGCCGACAAGGCGCTCGGCCGCGAGGGGCGCATGCTGCGGGCGCTGGACGAGATGGGGCCGGCCACGATGACGATCGAGGGCCAGCCGTTCCGCGTCGAACTCGAATAG
- a CDS encoding HD family hydrolase, protein MRAVKPSVADARAWQRMLSGRRLDLLDPSPLDIEVADIAHGLARVARWNGQTSGAHIFSVAQHTLLVEAVMREQMPRIDASVRLAALLHDAPEYVIGDMISPFKAVLGGDYKAVEKRLLSAIHIRFGLPAALPEAITRQIKEADKGAAYLEATRLAGFGEAEAKRLFGRDPGLPEAMERDYLTPWTAAKAEKRFLARFKTLHA, encoded by the coding sequence ATGAGAGCGGTGAAGCCATCCGTCGCCGATGCCCGCGCCTGGCAGCGGATGCTGTCGGGCCGCCGGCTCGACCTGCTCGATCCCTCCCCGCTCGACATCGAGGTCGCCGACATCGCCCATGGGCTCGCGCGGGTGGCGCGCTGGAACGGCCAGACCAGCGGCGCGCATATCTTCTCGGTGGCGCAGCATACGCTGCTGGTGGAAGCTGTGATGCGCGAGCAGATGCCGCGGATCGACGCCAGCGTCCGCCTCGCGGCGCTGCTGCATGACGCACCCGAATATGTCATCGGCGACATGATCTCGCCGTTCAAGGCGGTGCTCGGCGGCGACTACAAGGCGGTCGAGAAGCGGCTGCTCTCGGCGATCCATATCCGCTTTGGCCTGCCCGCGGCGCTGCCCGAGGCGATCACGCGACAGATCAAGGAAGCCGACAAGGGCGCCGCCTATCTGGAGGCGACACGGCTCGCGGGATTTGGCGAGGCCGAGGCGAAGCGGCTGTTCGGCCGCGATCCCGGCCTGCCCGAGGCCATGGAGCGCGACTATCTGACGCCCTGGACCGCGGCAAAGGCCGAAAAACGCTTCCTGGCGCGCTTCAAGACGCTGCACGCATAG
- a CDS encoding DNA-3-methyladenine glycosylase I, whose product MSRSARLHADGKTRCPWPGEDPLYVAYHDTEWGVPEYDDRALYEKLILDGFQAGLSWITILRKRDNFRRAFDDFEPAKIARYNAKKIHALMNDAGIVRNRAKIEGTIESAKSYLKIMEQGPGFSKFLWDFLDGKPKVNQFKTTASVPAATPLSVKVSKELSARGFKFVGPTIVYAFMQATGMVNDHLVSCFCHESCATKRRTPRLQAK is encoded by the coding sequence ATGAGCCGTTCCGCACGACTGCATGCCGACGGCAAGACACGCTGCCCGTGGCCGGGCGAAGATCCGCTCTATGTCGCCTACCACGACACCGAATGGGGCGTGCCCGAATATGACGATCGCGCGCTCTACGAGAAGCTGATCCTCGACGGCTTCCAGGCCGGGCTGTCCTGGATCACGATCCTGCGCAAGCGCGACAATTTCCGCCGCGCCTTCGACGATTTCGAGCCTGCGAAGATCGCGCGCTACAATGCGAAGAAGATCCACGCGCTGATGAACGACGCCGGCATCGTGCGCAACCGCGCCAAGATCGAGGGCACGATCGAAAGCGCGAAGTCGTACCTGAAGATCATGGAGCAAGGCCCGGGCTTCTCGAAGTTCTTGTGGGACTTCCTCGACGGCAAGCCGAAGGTCAACCAGTTCAAGACGACCGCGAGCGTGCCGGCCGCGACCCCACTCTCGGTCAAGGTCTCGAAGGAGCTGTCCGCGCGCGGCTTCAAGTTCGTCGGCCCCACCATCGTCTACGCCTTCATGCAGGCGACCGGCATGGTCAACGACCATCTGGTCAGCTGCTTCTGCCACGAGAGCTGCGCCACCAAGCGGCGCACCCCCCGCCTGCAGGCAAAATGA
- a CDS encoding folate-binding protein: protein MKAAFLPDRGVVKVAGEDARNFLNGLVTTDVTRLAPGLARFGALLTPQGKIIIDFLITEAPAGHGGGFLLDCPRALAQGLTDKLRFYKLRAKVTVENLSDSMGLLAAWDGSFAMRPDLSFADPRDAALGWRVLVPQELAQKVADLIGAELVDSQAYEAHRIACGTPRGGLDFIYGDAFPHETNMDRLNGVDFDKGCYVGQEVVSRMQHRGTARTRTVKIILDDFAPEPGTAIMAGDKPVGTTGTTAGPNGLALVRTDRVADAIEAGIPLTAGGLGLRLADPGSIRAPEKKTVA, encoded by the coding sequence ATGAAAGCAGCGTTTCTTCCCGACCGCGGGGTGGTCAAGGTCGCAGGCGAGGATGCGCGCAACTTCCTCAACGGCCTCGTCACGACCGACGTGACCAGGCTCGCACCGGGGCTGGCGCGTTTCGGCGCGCTGCTCACCCCGCAAGGCAAGATCATCATCGACTTCCTGATCACGGAAGCGCCCGCCGGCCATGGCGGCGGCTTCCTGCTCGACTGCCCGCGCGCGCTCGCGCAGGGGCTCACCGACAAGCTCCGCTTCTACAAGCTGCGCGCCAAGGTCACGGTCGAAAACCTCTCCGACAGCATGGGGCTGCTGGCGGCCTGGGACGGCAGCTTCGCGATGCGGCCCGACCTCTCCTTCGCCGATCCCCGCGACGCCGCGCTCGGCTGGCGCGTGCTGGTGCCGCAGGAGCTTGCGCAGAAGGTCGCCGACCTGATCGGCGCCGAGCTCGTGGACAGCCAGGCCTACGAGGCGCACCGCATCGCCTGCGGCACGCCGCGCGGCGGGCTCGACTTCATCTATGGCGACGCCTTTCCGCACGAGACCAACATGGACCGCCTTAACGGCGTCGACTTCGACAAGGGCTGCTATGTCGGCCAGGAGGTGGTTTCGCGGATGCAGCATCGCGGCACCGCACGCACCCGCACGGTGAAGATCATCCTCGACGACTTCGCGCCGGAACCGGGCACTGCGATCATGGCCGGCGACAAGCCGGTCGGCACAACAGGCACGACCGCAGGTCCCAACGGCCTCGCGCTGGTGCGGACCGATCGGGTGGCGGATGCGATCGAGGCCGGCATCCCCTTGACCGCGGGCGGGCTCGGCCTTCGCCTTGCCGATCCCGGCTCGATCCGGGCGCCTGAGAAGAAGACCGTCGCATGA
- a CDS encoding dihydroorotase: protein MTQTFDTILKSGTVVNQDGEGVRDIGISGGRIAEIGGLARAEAREIIDCKGLHILPGVIDTQVHFREPGLTHKEDLETGSRSAVMGGVTAVFEMPNTDPLTVSERAFTEKVKAGRHRMHCDFAFFIGGTRDNVAELPELERAPGCAGVKVFIGSSTGALLVEDDESLKRIFKVIRRRAAFHAEDEYRLNERKPLRVEGDPRSHPLWRDETAALIATERLVKLARESGKRIHVLHISTKQEIEFLRDHKDVASCEATPHHLTLAAPDCYERLGTRAQMNPPVRSADHREGIWRGIEQGIVDVLGSDHAPHTADEKSKTYPASPSGMTGVQTLVPIMLDHVNAGRLSLARFVDLTSAGPARLFNIACKGRIAAGYDADFTIVDLKRSETITDNWVASRAGWTPYDGLRVTGWPVGTFVRGRRVMWQGEVVTPATGEPVRFLETLKP, encoded by the coding sequence ATGACTCAAACGTTTGATACCATTCTAAAATCCGGCACCGTGGTCAACCAGGATGGCGAGGGGGTGCGCGACATCGGCATCAGCGGCGGCCGCATCGCCGAGATCGGCGGGCTGGCCCGCGCCGAAGCGCGCGAGATCATCGACTGCAAGGGCCTGCACATCCTGCCCGGGGTGATCGACACCCAGGTGCATTTCCGCGAGCCGGGCCTGACCCACAAGGAGGATCTGGAGACCGGTTCGCGCAGCGCCGTGATGGGTGGGGTGACGGCGGTGTTCGAAATGCCGAACACCGATCCCCTGACGGTCAGCGAGCGCGCGTTCACGGAGAAGGTGAAGGCCGGCCGCCATCGCATGCATTGCGACTTCGCTTTCTTCATCGGCGGCACCCGCGACAACGTCGCCGAGCTGCCGGAGCTGGAGCGGGCGCCGGGCTGCGCCGGGGTGAAGGTGTTCATCGGCTCCTCCACCGGCGCGCTCCTGGTCGAGGACGACGAGAGTCTGAAGCGCATTTTCAAGGTGATCCGCCGCCGCGCAGCCTTTCATGCGGAGGATGAATACCGCCTCAACGAACGCAAGCCGCTGCGCGTCGAGGGCGATCCGCGCTCGCATCCGCTGTGGCGCGACGAGACCGCGGCGCTGATCGCGACCGAGCGGCTGGTCAAGCTCGCCCGTGAGAGCGGCAAGCGCATCCATGTGCTGCACATCTCGACCAAGCAGGAGATCGAGTTCCTGCGCGACCACAAGGACGTCGCTTCCTGCGAGGCGACGCCGCACCACCTGACGCTGGCCGCGCCCGACTGCTACGAGCGGCTGGGGACGCGCGCGCAGATGAACCCGCCGGTGCGCTCGGCCGATCACCGGGAGGGGATCTGGCGCGGCATCGAGCAGGGCATCGTCGACGTGCTCGGCTCGGATCACGCGCCGCATACCGCGGATGAGAAATCGAAGACCTATCCGGCGTCGCCCTCGGGCATGACCGGCGTGCAGACGCTGGTCCCGATCATGCTCGACCACGTCAATGCCGGCCGGCTGTCGCTGGCGCGTTTCGTCGACCTGACCAGCGCCGGGCCGGCGCGGCTGTTCAACATCGCCTGCAAGGGCCGGATCGCCGCGGGCTACGACGCCGACTTCACGATCGTCGACCTCAAGCGCAGCGAGACCATCACCGACAATTGGGTCGCCTCGCGCGCCGGTTGGACGCCCTATGACGGTTTGCGCGTCACCGGCTGGCCGGTCGGCACCTTCGTGCGCGGCAGGCGCGTGATGTGGCAAGGTGAGGTGGTGACGCCGGCGACCGGTGAGCCGGTGCGGTTCCTGGAGACGCTGAAGCCGTAA
- a CDS encoding TIGR02301 family protein, protein MTKYLLAALIVLSAVNLGPARAEDAAAPFDGDLQRLAEILGTLHYLRGICGSNEGGKWRNEMQALIDAETPAGDRRARMIAGFNRGYNGFQQTYRTCTPAAAVAIRRYIEEGSRISRDLTARYAN, encoded by the coding sequence ATGACGAAATACCTCCTGGCCGCCCTCATCGTCCTGTCTGCCGTGAATCTTGGGCCCGCACGGGCCGAGGACGCGGCGGCGCCGTTCGACGGCGACCTGCAGCGGCTCGCCGAAATCCTCGGCACCCTGCACTACCTGCGCGGCATCTGCGGCAGCAACGAGGGCGGCAAATGGCGCAACGAGATGCAGGCGCTGATCGACGCCGAAACCCCCGCCGGCGACCGCCGCGCCCGCATGATCGCGGGCTTCAACCGCGGCTATAATGGCTTCCAGCAGACCTACCGGACCTGCACCCCGGCCGCGGCCGTTGCGATCCGCCGCTATATCGAGGAGGGATCGCGGATCTCGCGCGATCTCACCGCCCGCTACGCCAACTAG
- a CDS encoding NUDIX domain-containing protein, which translates to MSTPIPPHHPQLAVSSAIFRDGKVLLLRRARSPAKGFYSLPGGRVEFGESLHAALHREVDEETGLKIDIVGISGWREVLPGPTGGGHYLIMSFAARWHSGEPVLNEENDDFRWLAPDALGDLKVTGGLAEVLGVARRLVEA; encoded by the coding sequence GTGTCGACGCCCATTCCACCGCACCATCCCCAGCTCGCCGTCAGCAGCGCGATCTTTCGCGATGGCAAGGTGCTGCTGCTGCGCCGCGCCCGCTCGCCGGCCAAAGGCTTTTACTCGCTGCCGGGCGGCCGGGTGGAATTCGGCGAATCGCTGCATGCGGCGCTGCACCGGGAGGTGGACGAGGAAACCGGCCTGAAGATCGATATCGTGGGCATTTCCGGCTGGCGCGAGGTGCTGCCGGGTCCAACGGGCGGCGGCCATTACCTGATCATGTCCTTCGCCGCGCGCTGGCACAGCGGGGAACCGGTGCTGAACGAGGAGAACGACGATTTCCGCTGGCTGGCGCCCGATGCGCTTGGCGATCTCAAGGTGACCGGCGGCCTGGCCGAGGTGCTTGGGGTCGCACGGCGTCTGGTGGAAGCCTGA
- a CDS encoding SOS response-associated peptidase produces MCGRFVITSPPEALRLLFGYLEQPNFPPRHNIAPTQPVPVVILENGGRHFRLMRWGLIPAWTKDPRKLSLMFNARSETVQDKPAFKYAMRRRRCLIPADGYYEWQDADGRKRPFFIHRRDGRPVGFAALAESWMGPNGEETDSVAIVTAPASADLATLHPRVPVTIAPDAFERWLDCRGNDVEAVMELLRGSHEGEFAWHQVSTRVNHADNDDPQLVLPISDEQRAAEEAPKPAKKAAPRKVTASDDGQGSLF; encoded by the coding sequence ATGTGCGGACGATTCGTCATCACCTCGCCCCCTGAGGCCCTGCGGCTCTTGTTCGGCTATCTCGAGCAGCCGAATTTCCCGCCCCGGCACAACATCGCGCCGACGCAGCCTGTGCCTGTGGTGATCCTGGAAAACGGCGGCCGGCATTTCCGGCTGATGCGCTGGGGGCTGATCCCGGCCTGGACCAAGGACCCGCGCAAGCTGTCGCTGATGTTCAACGCCCGTTCCGAGACGGTGCAGGACAAGCCCGCCTTCAAATATGCGATGCGGCGGCGGCGCTGCCTGATCCCGGCCGATGGCTATTACGAATGGCAGGATGCCGATGGCCGCAAAAGGCCCTTCTTCATCCACCGCCGCGACGGCCGCCCGGTTGGCTTCGCTGCGCTCGCGGAGAGCTGGATGGGGCCGAACGGCGAAGAGACCGATAGCGTCGCGATCGTCACCGCGCCGGCAAGCGCCGACCTCGCAACGCTGCATCCGCGCGTTCCCGTGACGATCGCGCCGGATGCGTTCGAGCGCTGGCTCGATTGCCGCGGCAATGACGTCGAGGCCGTGATGGAGCTGCTCAGGGGATCGCACGAAGGCGAGTTCGCCTGGCATCAGGTCTCGACGCGGGTCAACCATGCCGACAATGACGACCCGCAGCTCGTGCTGCCGATCAGCGACGAGCAGCGGGCTGCAGAAGAGGCACCAAAACCTGCGAAGAAGGCTGCGCCGCGCAAGGTCACGGCGTCAGATGACGGGCAGGGCAGTTTGTTTTAA
- a CDS encoding GDP-mannose pyrophosphatase translates to MSVSDRIRVKDVRLLSDNHYTLKTTTFEWRRANGEWQTQHRETYDRGNGATLLAYSLEKRTVVLVKQFRYPAYVNGHDGLLIEAAAGLLDNAEPEARIRAEAEEETGYRLREVRKVFEAFMSPGAVTEKLHFFVAEYDPSMKIGSGGGNPDEGEDIEVLELAIDEAMAMIEGGRIVDAKTIMLLQYAALNLFP, encoded by the coding sequence ATGTCCGTCTCCGACCGCATCCGCGTCAAGGACGTCCGCCTGCTCTCCGACAATCACTACACGCTGAAGACCACGACCTTCGAATGGCGGCGCGCCAACGGCGAATGGCAGACCCAGCACCGTGAAACCTATGACCGCGGCAACGGCGCGACGCTGCTGGCGTATAGCCTGGAAAAGCGCACCGTCGTGCTGGTCAAGCAGTTCCGCTATCCGGCCTATGTCAACGGCCATGACGGCCTGCTGATCGAGGCCGCGGCCGGCCTGCTCGACAATGCCGAGCCGGAGGCGCGCATTCGCGCCGAGGCCGAGGAGGAAACCGGCTACCGGCTGCGCGAGGTGCGGAAAGTGTTCGAGGCCTTCATGAGCCCGGGCGCGGTGACCGAGAAGCTGCACTTCTTCGTCGCCGAATATGATCCCTCGATGAAGATCGGCAGCGGCGGCGGCAACCCGGACGAAGGCGAAGACATCGAGGTGCTCGAGCTTGCGATCGACGAGGCGATGGCGATGATCGAGGGCGGCCGCATCGTCGACGCCAAGACCATCATGCTGCTGCAATATGCGGCGCTGAACCTTTTTCCGTGA
- a CDS encoding GNAT family acetyltransferase, giving the protein MKSPAPALTIAAIEDRDVADVIALWRRSGLIREWNDPAGDIALARREANATVLLGRENGAAVASVLVGHDGHRGWVYYVSVDPDHRHKGLGRAIMRAAEDWLQARGIAKLQLMVRGDNAQVHAFYEALGYYDQKRVTFAKWLDGREPTP; this is encoded by the coding sequence GTGAAGAGCCCCGCGCCTGCGCTGACCATTGCGGCGATCGAGGACCGCGACGTCGCCGACGTCATCGCGCTGTGGCGGCGAAGCGGCCTGATCCGCGAGTGGAACGATCCGGCCGGCGACATCGCGCTGGCGCGGCGCGAGGCCAATGCAACCGTCCTGCTCGGCCGCGAAAACGGCGCGGCTGTCGCCTCCGTTTTGGTGGGCCATGACGGACACCGCGGCTGGGTCTACTATGTCAGCGTCGATCCCGATCACCGCCACAAGGGCCTCGGTCGCGCCATCATGCGTGCGGCAGAGGACTGGCTGCAGGCGCGCGGCATCGCAAAACTGCAATTGATGGTCCGCGGCGACAATGCGCAGGTCCATGCCTTCTACGAGGCGCTCGGCTATTACGACCAGAAACGCGTCACCTTCGCGAAATGGCTCGACGGCCGCGAGCCGACGCCGTAG